In the genome of Flavobacterium panacagri, one region contains:
- a CDS encoding glycoside hydrolase family 30 protein — translation MKLNIKNTVKAFFFMAAVLAQVKCSSSNDVVENPPVLNPPVVNPPPITNDVDFWLTKGDQSILLAKQSGILGFGTTVNAYNTIEVKESQKYQTVDGFGYTLTGGSVDVINQLNPTRRSALLQELFGSGENAIGVSYIRISIGASDLNAVPFTYNDLATGETDLNLAKFSLAKDKDLIAMLKEILAINPKILILATPWSAPLWMKDVNSFKGGKLKTEYYDVYAKYFVKYIQQMKAEGITIDAVTPQNEPLHDGNNPSMYMSAGDQANFIKNSLGPSFKAASLNVKIIAYDHNCDNPNYPKTILADTDAFPYVDGSAFHLYAGDISALLNVYNSYPTKNVYFTEQWTSSEGQFAGDLKWHLRNVIIGSMRNYSKNALEWNVANNASFGPHTDGGCTMCKGAITITSGDSYQRNVAYYIIAHASKFVPMGSVRIESNSGGNLQNVAFLTPSGTKVLIVENDGNAVENFNIKFNGKWVATSLEGGAVGTYTWK, via the coding sequence ATGAAATTGAATATAAAAAACACAGTAAAAGCATTTTTCTTTATGGCAGCTGTATTGGCTCAGGTAAAATGCTCTTCTTCGAATGATGTTGTAGAGAATCCGCCAGTGCTAAACCCGCCAGTGGTAAATCCACCACCAATAACCAATGATGTTGACTTTTGGCTGACAAAAGGAGACCAAAGTATTTTATTGGCAAAACAATCAGGAATATTAGGATTTGGAACTACAGTAAATGCATACAATACTATTGAAGTTAAAGAATCTCAGAAATATCAAACGGTTGATGGTTTTGGATATACTTTAACTGGTGGCAGTGTTGATGTAATCAATCAATTAAATCCAACAAGAAGAAGCGCTCTTTTACAGGAATTATTTGGTTCCGGAGAAAATGCTATTGGAGTAAGTTACATCAGAATAAGTATTGGAGCTTCAGATTTGAATGCTGTACCATTTACATATAACGATCTTGCTACAGGCGAAACAGATTTGAATCTGGCTAAATTTAGTTTAGCAAAAGACAAAGATCTAATTGCAATGCTAAAAGAAATCCTAGCAATTAATCCTAAAATTCTAATCTTAGCAACACCTTGGTCTGCACCTCTTTGGATGAAAGATGTAAATAGTTTTAAAGGTGGAAAACTAAAAACAGAGTATTATGATGTTTATGCCAAATATTTTGTAAAATACATACAGCAGATGAAAGCGGAAGGAATCACGATTGATGCCGTTACACCTCAAAATGAACCGCTTCATGATGGAAATAATCCAAGTATGTATATGTCGGCAGGAGATCAGGCAAATTTCATTAAAAATAGTTTAGGGCCATCGTTTAAAGCAGCAAGTTTAAATGTAAAAATTATAGCTTACGATCATAATTGCGATAATCCAAATTATCCAAAAACAATTTTAGCCGATACAGACGCTTTCCCTTACGTTGACGGATCTGCATTTCATTTATATGCAGGAGATATCAGTGCTTTGCTTAATGTTTACAATTCTTACCCAACCAAGAATGTCTATTTCACAGAACAATGGACTTCATCAGAAGGGCAGTTTGCAGGTGATTTAAAATGGCACCTACGAAATGTGATCATCGGTTCAATGAGAAATTACAGTAAAAATGCATTAGAATGGAATGTAGCCAATAATGCAAGTTTTGGCCCTCATACAGATGGAGGCTGCACAATGTGTAAAGGTGCAATAACAATAACATCTGGTGATAGTTATCAGCGAAATGTAGCCTATTATATTATTGCGCATGCTTCGAAATTTGTTCCAATGGGTTCTGTTAGAATCGAAAGTAATTCGGGGGGAAATTTGCAAAATGTTGCTTTTCTAACCCCTTCAGGAACAAAAGTTTTAATTGTTGAAAATGATGGAAACGCGGTAGAGAATTTCAATATTAAATTTAACGGAAAATGGGTGGCAACTTCACTAGAAGGCGGAGCTGTTGGAACTTATACTTGGAAATAG
- a CDS encoding glycoside hydrolase family 16 protein, whose product MKMINLVNRAGMFTLILLFVFQSCSSSNDSTDTPEVVTPDKISLEVDIIGKTAAMPDGDGSGKINLKITSANAKSYKIKVNNETKEFTANNFTYEFTEPGTKTYIIEVTAFDGLKYTNVSTSVNIFVARKLIFSDEFDVNGAPNPDKWDYNTGTGDGWGNNELQYYTKRPENVIVENGILKIKAIREDYMGSQFTSARILTRGKFSFKYGRAEIRAKLPVGGGTWPAFWLLGDNLDTVGWPACGEIDILESVGNNPNVIHSSLHSPGRSGNTPDTATTTNPTSATAYHIYAAEWSAESIKFYVDDNLFYTYKNAATTPFNAKFFVILNFAMGGNFGGAVDPNYKSSTYEIDYVRVYN is encoded by the coding sequence ATGAAAATGATCAATCTTGTAAATAGAGCAGGAATGTTTACACTAATATTGTTATTTGTATTTCAATCTTGTAGCAGCAGTAATGATTCAACTGATACTCCAGAAGTAGTTACTCCTGATAAAATTTCTCTTGAAGTTGATATAATAGGAAAAACTGCAGCAATGCCGGATGGAGACGGAAGTGGAAAAATAAATTTGAAAATTACATCAGCAAATGCAAAATCGTATAAAATAAAAGTAAACAATGAAACAAAAGAGTTTACAGCCAATAATTTTACATATGAATTTACTGAGCCGGGAACTAAAACTTATATTATTGAAGTTACCGCTTTTGATGGTTTAAAATATACAAATGTCTCTACATCTGTAAACATTTTTGTAGCAAGAAAACTAATCTTTTCAGATGAATTTGATGTAAACGGTGCTCCAAATCCTGATAAATGGGATTACAATACAGGAACTGGCGACGGCTGGGGAAATAATGAATTGCAATATTATACGAAACGTCCAGAAAATGTAATCGTAGAGAACGGAATCTTAAAAATTAAAGCCATTAGAGAGGATTATATGGGAAGCCAATTTACCTCGGCGAGAATTTTAACGAGAGGAAAATTTTCATTTAAATATGGAAGAGCAGAAATACGCGCAAAACTCCCAGTTGGCGGAGGAACTTGGCCTGCATTTTGGCTTTTAGGAGATAATCTTGATACTGTAGGCTGGCCGGCTTGTGGTGAAATTGATATTTTAGAATCAGTTGGGAATAATCCTAATGTAATTCATTCTTCACTGCACTCTCCAGGACGCTCAGGAAATACGCCGGATACAGCGACAACAACAAACCCGACTTCAGCTACAGCTTATCATATTTATGCGGCCGAATGGAGTGCTGAAAGTATTAAGTTTTATGTAGACGATAATTTATTTTATACCTACAAAAACGCAGCGACAACACCATTCAATGCTAAATTTTTCGTGATTTTAAATTTTGCCATGGGAGGAAATTTTGGCGGAGCAGTTGATCCAAACTACAAAAGTTCGACTTACGAAATTGATTATGTAAGAGTGTATAATTAA
- a CDS encoding endonuclease/exonuclease/phosphatase family protein, protein MKKINKLLLALLFLLAGNSFYGQNLKIMTYNIRLDVESDGENAWPKRKDYFNAQIGFYSPDIFGVQEATPGQVTDIASAQPNYNRFGVGREENGLGEACTIYYKKDRFKVEQSNTFWLSETPDVVSRGWDAACNRVCTYGLFKDLKTKKTFWVFNLHLDHMGEVARVKGVQLALSKIEALNTKKYPVFLMGDFNSEPETKQIAAIKNVMNDTKDVSKEKPFGPSGTFNDFKHNEPVTLLLDYIFVSKNSGLTIQKHAVLSDSKDLKYPSDHLPVLIEID, encoded by the coding sequence ATGAAAAAGATAAACAAACTTCTTTTAGCATTATTATTCCTTTTAGCAGGAAATTCATTTTATGGTCAAAACCTAAAAATTATGACCTATAATATCCGTCTGGATGTCGAATCTGATGGAGAAAATGCATGGCCAAAACGAAAGGATTATTTTAATGCGCAGATCGGTTTTTACAGTCCGGACATTTTTGGGGTTCAGGAAGCAACTCCAGGTCAGGTAACAGATATTGCATCGGCTCAGCCAAATTATAACCGATTTGGAGTAGGAAGAGAAGAAAACGGATTGGGAGAAGCTTGTACGATTTATTATAAAAAAGATCGTTTTAAAGTAGAACAATCTAATACTTTTTGGTTATCTGAAACTCCAGACGTTGTTTCTAGAGGATGGGATGCGGCTTGCAACAGAGTTTGTACCTACGGACTTTTTAAAGATTTAAAAACAAAGAAGACGTTTTGGGTTTTTAATCTTCACTTAGATCATATGGGAGAAGTAGCTCGAGTAAAAGGCGTACAGCTTGCTTTGTCTAAAATAGAAGCATTAAACACAAAAAAATATCCTGTTTTTTTAATGGGAGATTTTAACTCAGAACCAGAGACAAAACAAATTGCAGCAATCAAAAACGTGATGAATGATACCAAAGATGTTTCTAAAGAAAAACCTTTTGGCCCATCAGGAACTTTTAATGATTTCAAACATAATGAGCCCGTAACATTATTATTAGATTACATTTTTGTATCCAAAAATAGCGGACTCACAATTCAAAAACACGCAGTGCTGAGTGATTCTAAAGATTTAAAATATCCATCGGATCATTTGCCTGTTTTAATAGAAATAGATTAA
- a CDS encoding glycoside hydrolase family 30 protein produces the protein MKNNINKKLQILVLLPLIAMQLNCGSSKYVTANSGKVESWITTTDETSKLKKQSDLVFSSETNSNQTIEINPAEKFQTIEGFGFSLTGGSAQAIIKLDKPKREALLQELFSRKEDAIGLSYLRLSIGASDLNEKVFSYDDMPEGQTDLNLEHFNLGPDLNDVIPVLKEILAINPKIKIMGSPWSPPVWMKDNGSSKGGSLQPKYYEVYAQYFVKYIQAMKSHGIVIDAITPQNEPLHPGNNPSLLMLAEQQADFIGNHLGPAFAKAGIKTKIIVYDHNCNKPEYPLTILKNPKANPFVTGSAFHLYEGDISALTTVHNAFPNKDLYFTEQYTGSGSNFENDLKWSVKNVVIGSMRNWSKNALSWGLANDEFYKPFTSGGCSTCKGALMIDQNQNIKREVGYYIIGHASKFVPEGSVRIGSNIAGNLYNVAFRTPSGQTVLIVENDGASAETFNIKYNQKQTSTSLNAGAVATYVW, from the coding sequence ATGAAAAACAACATCAACAAAAAACTTCAAATTCTGGTTTTACTGCCTTTAATTGCAATGCAGTTAAACTGTGGATCTTCAAAATATGTAACGGCTAATTCAGGAAAAGTTGAATCTTGGATTACTACTACAGATGAAACTTCAAAACTTAAAAAACAATCTGATTTAGTTTTTAGTTCAGAAACAAATTCAAATCAGACGATTGAGATAAATCCAGCAGAAAAATTCCAAACTATAGAAGGTTTCGGGTTTTCATTAACAGGAGGAAGTGCTCAGGCAATTATAAAACTGGATAAACCAAAAAGAGAAGCATTGCTTCAGGAATTGTTTTCTAGAAAAGAGGATGCAATTGGTTTAAGTTATTTAAGATTGAGTATTGGAGCATCTGATTTGAATGAAAAAGTTTTTTCGTATGATGATATGCCGGAAGGACAAACCGATTTGAATCTGGAACACTTTAATCTTGGTCCAGATTTAAATGATGTTATTCCTGTTTTAAAAGAGATTTTAGCCATAAACCCAAAGATTAAAATTATGGGTTCTCCATGGTCCCCTCCAGTTTGGATGAAAGACAACGGAAGCTCAAAAGGAGGTAGTTTACAGCCGAAATATTATGAAGTATATGCGCAGTATTTTGTGAAATACATTCAGGCAATGAAATCGCACGGAATTGTTATTGATGCTATTACGCCTCAAAACGAACCTCTGCATCCAGGAAATAATCCAAGTTTATTGATGTTGGCAGAACAGCAGGCAGATTTTATTGGAAATCATTTAGGTCCCGCTTTCGCGAAAGCAGGAATTAAAACCAAAATTATCGTTTACGACCACAATTGTAATAAACCGGAATATCCGTTAACGATTTTAAAAAATCCAAAAGCAAATCCGTTTGTGACAGGTTCTGCTTTTCACTTGTATGAAGGAGATATCAGTGCTTTAACAACAGTTCATAATGCTTTTCCAAATAAAGATTTGTATTTTACCGAACAATATACGGGTTCTGGAAGCAATTTTGAAAACGATTTAAAGTGGAGTGTAAAAAATGTAGTAATTGGTTCCATGCGCAATTGGAGTAAAAATGCACTTTCATGGGGACTGGCAAATGATGAGTTTTACAAACCTTTCACGTCGGGAGGATGTTCGACCTGTAAAGGAGCTTTGATGATTGATCAGAATCAAAACATTAAAAGAGAAGTCGGATATTATATTATTGGACATGCCTCTAAATTCGTTCCAGAAGGTTCAGTGAGAATTGGAAGTAATATTGCAGGAAATCTTTATAATGTTGCTTTCAGAACGCCATCAGGACAAACTGTTTTAATTGTAGAAAATGATGGAGCTTCAGCAGAAACTTTTAATATTAAATACAACCAAAAACAAACTTCAACCTCACTAAACGCAGGTGCTGTTGCAACTTACGTTTGGTAA
- a CDS encoding glycoside hydrolase family 3 N-terminal domain-containing protein — protein sequence MKKVTTITLLMFAFLASAQQQSIDQKVNDLLKKMTIEEKIGQLNQYTGDNQATGPITINPNKQNEIKQGLIGSMLNVIGTKYTRGYQELAMQSRLKIPLLFGQDVIHGYKTTFPIPLAEAASWDLAAIELGARVAATEASASGIHWTFAPMVDIGRDPRWGRVMEGAGEDTYLGSKIAYARVKGFQGTKLGDLNSVMACVKHFAAYGAGVGGRDYNSVDMSERMLLETYLPPFKAALDAGAATFMNSFNDINGIPATGNAHLQRDILKGKWNFQGFVVSDWGSIGEMVAHGYSKDLKEAAYAAITAGSDMDMESNAYRKNLAELVKEGRVSIDLVDDAVRRILRKKFELGLFDDPYKYSDPKREEKALANPEHRKAALEMAEKSIVLLKNENQTLPISKSTKTIAFIGPMVKEYKANMGFWAVELPEVNYDKWVVSQWDGLQNKVGKNTKLLYAKGCEVTGENKDGFAEAVATAKQADVVILSVGERHDMSGEAKSRSDLHLPGVQEDLVKAIQATGKPVVVLINAGRPLVFNWTADNVPAIVYTWWLGSEAGNAIANVLFGDYNPSGKLPMTFPREVGQVPIYYNHFSTGRPAKDENSTNYVSAYIDLKNSPKFPFGYGLSYTTFDYSGLKLSAAKIKNNETIKVSFQLKNTGKVVGEEVVQLYLKDKFGSVVRPVLELKDFQKVKLNAGESKTIEFTIDKEKLSFYNNKLEWGTEPGDFEVMIGASSADIKLRSDFELLAN from the coding sequence ATGAAAAAAGTAACCACAATCACGCTGTTAATGTTTGCGTTTCTTGCGTCGGCACAACAGCAGTCAATAGACCAGAAAGTCAATGATCTATTGAAGAAAATGACAATTGAAGAAAAAATAGGCCAGTTAAATCAATACACTGGCGACAATCAGGCAACAGGGCCAATTACCATTAATCCAAACAAGCAAAATGAGATCAAACAAGGTTTAATTGGTTCGATGCTAAATGTTATTGGAACAAAATATACCAGAGGATACCAAGAATTGGCTATGCAGTCAAGACTTAAAATTCCGTTGTTGTTTGGTCAGGATGTAATTCACGGTTACAAAACCACTTTCCCGATTCCGTTAGCAGAAGCGGCAAGCTGGGATTTGGCAGCAATTGAATTAGGTGCAAGAGTGGCAGCAACAGAAGCTTCTGCAAGCGGTATTCACTGGACATTTGCACCAATGGTTGATATTGGCCGTGATCCTCGCTGGGGACGTGTAATGGAAGGAGCCGGCGAAGATACTTATCTAGGTTCTAAAATTGCTTATGCAAGAGTAAAAGGTTTTCAAGGAACTAAATTGGGAGATTTAAACTCAGTTATGGCCTGTGTAAAACATTTCGCAGCGTATGGAGCAGGTGTTGGAGGAAGAGACTACAATTCTGTAGATATGAGCGAAAGAATGCTTTTGGAAACTTATTTACCTCCATTTAAAGCTGCTTTAGATGCAGGTGCAGCAACTTTCATGAATTCATTTAATGATATAAATGGAATTCCGGCAACAGGAAATGCGCATTTACAAAGAGATATTCTAAAAGGAAAATGGAACTTTCAAGGTTTCGTAGTTTCTGACTGGGGATCGATTGGAGAAATGGTAGCTCATGGTTACTCGAAAGATCTTAAAGAAGCAGCTTATGCAGCTATTACAGCGGGAAGCGATATGGATATGGAAAGTAATGCCTATCGTAAAAATTTAGCAGAGCTAGTAAAAGAGGGCAGAGTTTCTATTGATTTGGTTGATGATGCAGTAAGACGTATTCTTCGCAAGAAATTTGAGTTAGGTTTATTTGATGATCCATATAAATATTCAGATCCAAAGAGAGAAGAAAAAGCTTTGGCAAATCCTGAGCACAGAAAAGCGGCTCTAGAAATGGCTGAGAAAAGTATTGTTTTATTAAAGAATGAAAACCAGACGTTGCCAATTTCAAAAAGTACCAAAACAATTGCGTTTATTGGGCCAATGGTAAAAGAATACAAAGCCAATATGGGGTTTTGGGCTGTTGAATTACCAGAAGTAAATTATGATAAATGGGTAGTTTCGCAATGGGATGGTTTGCAGAATAAAGTGGGTAAAAACACCAAGTTATTGTACGCAAAAGGGTGTGAGGTTACAGGTGAAAACAAAGATGGTTTTGCAGAAGCAGTTGCAACTGCCAAACAAGCCGATGTTGTTATTTTAAGTGTAGGTGAAAGACACGATATGAGCGGCGAAGCCAAAAGCCGAAGCGATCTGCATTTACCAGGAGTTCAGGAAGATTTGGTAAAAGCAATTCAGGCAACAGGAAAACCGGTTGTGGTTTTAATTAATGCAGGAAGACCGCTTGTTTTCAATTGGACAGCAGACAATGTTCCTGCAATTGTGTACACTTGGTGGTTAGGTTCTGAGGCTGGAAATGCCATTGCTAATGTTTTATTTGGAGATTACAATCCGTCTGGGAAATTACCAATGACTTTCCCAAGAGAAGTAGGTCAGGTGCCAATTTATTACAATCACTTTAGTACAGGAAGACCAGCAAAAGATGAAAATTCAACTAATTATGTTTCGGCTTATATCGATTTAAAAAATTCGCCTAAATTCCCATTCGGATACGGTTTGAGCTACACAACTTTTGATTATTCCGGATTGAAATTATCTGCAGCAAAAATAAAAAACAATGAAACGATTAAAGTTTCTTTCCAATTAAAAAACACTGGAAAAGTGGTTGGAGAAGAAGTAGTTCAGTTGTATTTAAAAGATAAATTCGGATCTGTGGTAAGACCCGTTTTAGAATTAAAAGATTTCCAAAAAGTAAAATTAAATGCGGGAGAATCTAAAACAATCGAATTCACCATTGACAAAGAAAAACTTTCATTCTATAATAACAAACTAGAGTGGGGAACTGAACCGGGAGATTTCGAAGTAATGATTGGAGCTTCATCAGCAGATATTAAACTAAGATCAGATTTTGAATTGCTTGCAAATTAA
- a CDS encoding NUDIX hydrolase, which yields MLKDIIDNNENYQPGLSIDCVIFGFHDNQLKVLLIKVERANKWSLPGGFIPLDQDIDTAAITVLNSRTGVEGIFLRQFATFGKVKRNEQHFDKKALEYLQIEEEKGKWLMRRFVTIGYYALVDFSKILPNPTGRHEVVEWIDHKEVPELILDHREILDKALDTLRVELNLMPIGYNLLPEKFTIPELQKLYETILDKKLDRRNFLRKITNIGILTKLDEKKSNVAHKAPNLYSFDKEKYDEVLKNGLNQGW from the coding sequence ATGTTAAAAGACATTATAGACAATAACGAAAATTATCAGCCTGGACTTTCTATTGACTGCGTAATTTTTGGTTTTCACGATAATCAGCTGAAGGTTTTATTGATTAAGGTAGAAAGAGCCAATAAATGGTCTTTACCAGGTGGATTTATCCCTCTGGATCAAGATATAGACACGGCAGCAATTACAGTTTTAAACAGCCGAACAGGAGTAGAAGGTATTTTTTTAAGACAATTTGCAACCTTCGGAAAAGTAAAACGAAACGAACAGCATTTTGATAAAAAGGCATTAGAATATCTGCAGATTGAAGAAGAAAAAGGAAAGTGGCTCATGCGTCGCTTTGTGACAATTGGGTATTATGCTTTGGTAGATTTTTCAAAAATTCTTCCAAATCCGACAGGAAGACACGAAGTTGTAGAATGGATTGATCATAAAGAAGTTCCCGAATTAATTTTAGATCATCGCGAAATTTTAGATAAAGCGCTTGATACTTTGCGAGTTGAATTGAACTTAATGCCAATAGGATATAATTTACTGCCAGAAAAATTTACAATTCCAGAACTTCAGAAATTGTATGAGACGATTTTGGATAAAAAACTGGATCGAAGGAATTTTTTAAGAAAAATAACCAATATTGGAATTCTGACCAAACTGGACGAAAAGAAAAGTAATGTAGCACACAAAGCGCCAAACTTGTATTCTTTTGATAAAGAAAAATACGATGAGGTTTTAAAAAATGGATTGAATCAAGGTTGGTAG
- a CDS encoding MmcQ/YjbR family DNA-binding protein: MISIETFRKLALSFENATEEPHFEKTSFRVNNKIFATFDEKNNHAVLKLNEIDQSVFCASSEMIFYPIPNNWGKQGWTIVELARVRPEMFEDALTLSYKNVTKKKK, encoded by the coding sequence ATGATTTCAATTGAAACCTTTAGAAAATTAGCTTTGTCGTTTGAAAATGCCACTGAAGAACCTCATTTTGAGAAAACCTCTTTTCGTGTCAATAATAAAATATTTGCCACTTTTGATGAAAAGAATAATCACGCTGTTTTAAAATTAAATGAAATAGATCAATCTGTTTTTTGTGCTTCAAGCGAAATGATTTTTTATCCGATTCCGAATAATTGGGGAAAACAAGGCTGGACAATTGTAGAGTTGGCTAGAGTAAGACCAGAAATGTTTGAAGATGCTTTGACGCTTTCGTATAAAAATGTTACGAAAAAGAAAAAATGA
- a CDS encoding alpha-ketoglutarate-dependent dioxygenase AlkB family protein, translating to MDLFNPHTDENANLLPQDGTVNYYGKLFSREEADLYRDTLLKTIEWKNDEAIIFGKLILTKRKVAWYGEKEFEYTYSNTTKKALPWTPELLKLKSIIEEKTGETFNSCLLNLYHSGEEGMAWHSDGEKDLKKNGAIGSLSFGAERKFAFKHKESKEKVALILEHGSLLVMKDETQTYWLHRLPPTKTTTKPRVNLTFRTIVE from the coding sequence ATGGACTTATTTAACCCTCATACAGACGAAAACGCCAACTTACTTCCTCAAGATGGAACTGTAAATTACTACGGAAAATTATTCTCCAGAGAAGAAGCTGATCTCTATCGTGATACTTTATTAAAAACAATAGAGTGGAAAAATGACGAAGCGATCATCTTTGGAAAATTAATTTTGACCAAAAGAAAAGTGGCGTGGTACGGCGAAAAAGAATTTGAATATACCTATTCCAACACGACAAAAAAAGCACTTCCGTGGACACCTGAATTATTAAAATTAAAATCGATTATCGAAGAAAAAACAGGAGAAACATTTAATTCTTGTCTTCTAAATTTATATCATTCCGGCGAAGAAGGAATGGCTTGGCACAGCGACGGCGAAAAAGATTTAAAGAAAAATGGCGCTATTGGTTCCTTAAGTTTTGGTGCTGAGCGTAAGTTTGCTTTTAAACATAAAGAATCTAAAGAAAAAGTTGCTCTAATTTTAGAACACGGCAGTTTATTAGTCATGAAAGATGAAACGCAGACTTACTGGCTCCATCGATTGCCTCCTACTAAAACTACAACAAAACCGAGAGTAAATTTGACTTTTAGAACTATTGTAGAGTAG
- a CDS encoding Ada metal-binding domain-containing protein, giving the protein MIQHNKISDSELRNKIKKGEICFGGNQKLKIYGTLKCSSGKRMKRENRVFFSSENDAKQNDFRPCGHCMKTEYQKWKNGLI; this is encoded by the coding sequence ATGATTCAACATAACAAAATTTCAGATTCAGAACTTCGAAATAAAATTAAAAAAGGCGAAATTTGTTTCGGTGGCAACCAAAAATTAAAAATCTACGGAACACTGAAATGTTCTTCCGGAAAAAGAATGAAACGGGAAAACCGTGTTTTCTTTTCTTCAGAGAATGATGCAAAACAAAACGATTTCAGACCTTGCGGACATTGCATGAAAACCGAATATCAAAAATGGAAAAATGGACTTATTTAA
- a CDS encoding 2OG-Fe(II) oxygenase produces the protein MQNIQSKIASQNWESITESMHENGFAIIPNVLNNEQCEDLKFDYDNPMLYRKTVIMERYRFGLGEYKYFNYPLPDLIQNIRTSIYPKLAPIANAWMKALNINTVFPANHEELLKQCHDNNQLKATVLILKYGKSGFNTLHQDLYGDVYFPIQIVLFLSEPDEDFTGGEFVLTQQTPRAQSKAIVLKPKKGDILVFTTNFRPVKGTKGYYRVNMKHGVSEVHSGERFTLGIIFHDALN, from the coding sequence ATGCAAAATATACAATCTAAAATTGCTTCCCAAAACTGGGAAAGCATCACCGAATCTATGCACGAAAATGGATTCGCAATAATTCCAAACGTATTGAATAACGAACAATGTGAAGATTTAAAATTCGATTACGATAATCCAATGCTATATCGAAAAACAGTCATAATGGAACGTTACAGATTTGGTTTAGGCGAATATAAATATTTCAATTATCCGCTTCCCGATTTAATCCAAAACATACGAACTTCGATTTATCCTAAATTGGCTCCAATTGCCAATGCGTGGATGAAAGCTTTAAATATCAACACTGTTTTCCCTGCCAATCACGAAGAATTATTAAAACAATGCCACGATAACAATCAGCTTAAAGCGACGGTTTTGATTTTAAAATATGGCAAAAGCGGTTTCAACACTCTGCATCAGGATTTATATGGCGATGTTTATTTTCCGATTCAGATTGTGCTTTTTCTTTCAGAACCTGATGAAGATTTTACGGGTGGCGAATTTGTTTTAACGCAACAAACGCCGAGAGCGCAATCAAAAGCAATTGTTTTAAAACCTAAAAAAGGAGACATTTTAGTTTTCACAACCAATTTCAGACCCGTAAAAGGAACGAAAGGCTATTATCGTGTCAATATGAAACATGGCGTAAGCGAAGTGCATTCAGGCGAACGTTTTACACTAGGAATTATTTTTCATGATGCGTTAAATTAA
- a CDS encoding bifunctional helix-turn-helix domain-containing protein/methylated-DNA--[protein]-cysteine S-methyltransferase: MNTQETINYNRIAEAIDYIKANFKDQPNLDEVAEKVHLSPFHFQRLFSDWAGTSPKKFLQYTSLEHAKKLLKDNQATISETAYETGLSGTSRLHDLFVNIEGMTPAEYKNGGRNLAINYSFAESPFGNIIVASTQKGVCFMAFAEDEANGFSALKEKFPNADFSRKLDLVQQNALFIFQNDWSKLSEIKLHLKGTDFQLKVWETLLKIPMGQLSTYGTIAQQIEKPNASRAVGTAIGSNPVAFLIPCHRVIQSSGVFGGYMWGNTRKTAIIGWEGAQVNP, from the coding sequence ATGAACACACAGGAAACCATCAATTATAATCGCATTGCTGAAGCCATCGATTATATCAAAGCGAACTTTAAAGATCAGCCGAATCTTGACGAAGTGGCTGAAAAAGTGCATTTGAGTCCGTTTCACTTTCAGAGACTTTTTAGCGATTGGGCAGGAACAAGTCCGAAAAAATTTTTACAGTACACGAGTTTAGAACACGCTAAAAAATTACTCAAAGACAATCAGGCTACTATTTCTGAAACAGCATACGAAACAGGTCTTTCAGGTACAAGCAGACTTCACGATTTATTCGTAAACATAGAAGGCATGACTCCGGCAGAATATAAAAACGGCGGAAGAAATCTGGCGATAAATTACAGTTTTGCCGAAAGTCCGTTTGGGAATATCATTGTAGCTTCAACACAAAAAGGCGTTTGTTTTATGGCTTTCGCCGAAGATGAAGCGAACGGATTTTCTGCTCTGAAAGAAAAATTCCCTAATGCTGATTTCTCTAGAAAATTAGACTTAGTACAACAAAATGCACTGTTTATTTTTCAAAATGACTGGAGCAAATTATCTGAAATAAAACTACACCTTAAAGGCACTGATTTTCAATTGAAAGTTTGGGAAACCTTATTAAAAATTCCAATGGGACAACTTTCGACTTACGGAACAATTGCACAGCAAATTGAAAAACCAAATGCATCCAGAGCAGTAGGAACTGCAATTGGAAGCAATCCTGTTGCATTCCTTATTCCTTGTCACCGTGTGATCCAGTCGTCAGGTGTTTTTGGCGGTTATATGTGGGGAAATACACGTAAAACAGCTATAATTGGCTGGGAAGGAGCTCAGGTAAATCCATAG